The following are encoded in a window of Urocitellus parryii isolate mUroPar1 chromosome 7, mUroPar1.hap1, whole genome shotgun sequence genomic DNA:
- the Cd79b gene encoding B-cell antigen receptor complex-associated protein beta chain isoform X3, giving the protein MAGLVLSPVPGNWLVVLLLLLSGSSCARIWHHPRFMAKKRGSVVRMHCYIHNTSVPSSVTWFRKQIKDQDPQELPPEPGHILQFQNGSVHTLTIQGAQFEDNGIYFCQQNGTTKPVFCGCGTELRVMGFSTLSQLKRRNTLKDGIIMIQTLLIILFIIVPIFLLLDKDDSKAGMEEDHTYEGLDIDQTATYEDIVTLRTGEVKWSVGEHPGQE; this is encoded by the exons ATGGCCGGGCTGGTGCTGTCTCCGGTGCCTGGCAACTGGctggtggtgctgctgctgcttctctcaG GAAGTTCTTGTGCCCGGATATGGCATCATCCACGCTTCATGGCCAAGAAACGGGGCTCTGTGGTGAGGATGCACTGCTACATACACAACACCAGCGTCCCCAGCAGTGTGACCTGGTTCCGGAAGCAAATTAAGGACCAGGACCCTCAGGAGCTGCCCCCAGAACCGGGCCACATCCTGCAGTTCCAGAATGGCTCTGTCCACACCCTCACCATCCAAGGCGCCCAGTTCGAGGACAACGGCATCTACTTCTGCCAGCAGAACGGCACCACCAAGCCTGTGTTTTGTGGCTGTGGCACGGAGCTGCGAGTCATGG GGTTCAGCACCTTGTCACAGTTGAAAAGGCGGAACACACTGAAGGATGGCATCATCATGATCCAGACCCTCCTCATCATCCTCTTCATCATCGTGCCCATCTTCCTGTTGCTGGACAAG GATGACAGCAAGGCAGGAATGGAGGAGGACCACACCTATGAG GGCCTGGACATAGACCAGACAGCCACCTACGAGGACATAGTGACTCTGCGGACAGGGGAGGTAAAGTGGTCTGTGGGGGAGCACCCAGGCCAGGAGTGA
- the Cd79b gene encoding B-cell antigen receptor complex-associated protein beta chain isoform X4, with product MAGLVLSPVPGNWLVVLLLLLSGEPMPAVKAKDSHQNLQGFSTLSQLKRRNTLKDGIIMIQTLLIILFIIVPIFLLLDKDDSKAGMEEDHTYEGLDIDQTATYEDIVTLRTGEVKWSVGEHPGQE from the exons ATGGCCGGGCTGGTGCTGTCTCCGGTGCCTGGCAACTGGctggtggtgctgctgctgcttctctcaG GTGAGCCCATGCCAGCAGTGAAAGCAAAGGACTCGCACCAGAATCTCCAAG GGTTCAGCACCTTGTCACAGTTGAAAAGGCGGAACACACTGAAGGATGGCATCATCATGATCCAGACCCTCCTCATCATCCTCTTCATCATCGTGCCCATCTTCCTGTTGCTGGACAAG GATGACAGCAAGGCAGGAATGGAGGAGGACCACACCTATGAG GGCCTGGACATAGACCAGACAGCCACCTACGAGGACATAGTGACTCTGCGGACAGGGGAGGTAAAGTGGTCTGTGGGGGAGCACCCAGGCCAGGAGTGA
- the Cd79b gene encoding B-cell antigen receptor complex-associated protein beta chain isoform X1, whose translation MAGLVLSPVPGNWLVVLLLLLSGEPMPAVKAKDSHQNLQGSSCARIWHHPRFMAKKRGSVVRMHCYIHNTSVPSSVTWFRKQIKDQDPQELPPEPGHILQFQNGSVHTLTIQGAQFEDNGIYFCQQNGTTKPVFCGCGTELRVMGFSTLSQLKRRNTLKDGIIMIQTLLIILFIIVPIFLLLDKDDSKAGMEEDHTYEGLDIDQTATYEDIVTLRTGEVKWSVGEHPGQE comes from the exons ATGGCCGGGCTGGTGCTGTCTCCGGTGCCTGGCAACTGGctggtggtgctgctgctgcttctctcaG GTGAGCCCATGCCAGCAGTGAAAGCAAAGGACTCGCACCAGAATCTCCAAG GAAGTTCTTGTGCCCGGATATGGCATCATCCACGCTTCATGGCCAAGAAACGGGGCTCTGTGGTGAGGATGCACTGCTACATACACAACACCAGCGTCCCCAGCAGTGTGACCTGGTTCCGGAAGCAAATTAAGGACCAGGACCCTCAGGAGCTGCCCCCAGAACCGGGCCACATCCTGCAGTTCCAGAATGGCTCTGTCCACACCCTCACCATCCAAGGCGCCCAGTTCGAGGACAACGGCATCTACTTCTGCCAGCAGAACGGCACCACCAAGCCTGTGTTTTGTGGCTGTGGCACGGAGCTGCGAGTCATGG GGTTCAGCACCTTGTCACAGTTGAAAAGGCGGAACACACTGAAGGATGGCATCATCATGATCCAGACCCTCCTCATCATCCTCTTCATCATCGTGCCCATCTTCCTGTTGCTGGACAAG GATGACAGCAAGGCAGGAATGGAGGAGGACCACACCTATGAG GGCCTGGACATAGACCAGACAGCCACCTACGAGGACATAGTGACTCTGCGGACAGGGGAGGTAAAGTGGTCTGTGGGGGAGCACCCAGGCCAGGAGTGA
- the Cd79b gene encoding B-cell antigen receptor complex-associated protein beta chain isoform X5, giving the protein MAGLVLSPVPGNWLVVLLLLLSASEPMPAVKAKDSHQNLQGFSTLSQLKRRNTLKDGIIMIQTLLIILFIIVPIFLLLDKDDSKAGMEEDHTYEGLDIDQTATYEDIVTLRTGEVKWSVGEHPGQE; this is encoded by the exons ATGGCCGGGCTGGTGCTGTCTCCGGTGCCTGGCAACTGGctggtggtgctgctgctgcttctctcaG CCA GTGAGCCCATGCCAGCAGTGAAAGCAAAGGACTCGCACCAGAATCTCCAAG GGTTCAGCACCTTGTCACAGTTGAAAAGGCGGAACACACTGAAGGATGGCATCATCATGATCCAGACCCTCCTCATCATCCTCTTCATCATCGTGCCCATCTTCCTGTTGCTGGACAAG GATGACAGCAAGGCAGGAATGGAGGAGGACCACACCTATGAG GGCCTGGACATAGACCAGACAGCCACCTACGAGGACATAGTGACTCTGCGGACAGGGGAGGTAAAGTGGTCTGTGGGGGAGCACCCAGGCCAGGAGTGA
- the Cd79b gene encoding B-cell antigen receptor complex-associated protein beta chain isoform X2 — protein sequence MAGLVLSPVPGNWLVVLLLLLSASEPMPAVKAKDSHQNLQGSSCARIWHHPRFMAKKRGSVVRMHCYIHNTSVPSSVTWFRKQIKDQDPQELPPEPGHILQFQNGSVHTLTIQGAQFEDNGIYFCQQNGTTKPVFCGCGTELRVMGFSTLSQLKRRNTLKDGIIMIQTLLIILFIIVPIFLLLDKDDSKAGMEEDHTYEGLDIDQTATYEDIVTLRTGEVKWSVGEHPGQE from the exons ATGGCCGGGCTGGTGCTGTCTCCGGTGCCTGGCAACTGGctggtggtgctgctgctgcttctctcaG CCA GTGAGCCCATGCCAGCAGTGAAAGCAAAGGACTCGCACCAGAATCTCCAAG GAAGTTCTTGTGCCCGGATATGGCATCATCCACGCTTCATGGCCAAGAAACGGGGCTCTGTGGTGAGGATGCACTGCTACATACACAACACCAGCGTCCCCAGCAGTGTGACCTGGTTCCGGAAGCAAATTAAGGACCAGGACCCTCAGGAGCTGCCCCCAGAACCGGGCCACATCCTGCAGTTCCAGAATGGCTCTGTCCACACCCTCACCATCCAAGGCGCCCAGTTCGAGGACAACGGCATCTACTTCTGCCAGCAGAACGGCACCACCAAGCCTGTGTTTTGTGGCTGTGGCACGGAGCTGCGAGTCATGG GGTTCAGCACCTTGTCACAGTTGAAAAGGCGGAACACACTGAAGGATGGCATCATCATGATCCAGACCCTCCTCATCATCCTCTTCATCATCGTGCCCATCTTCCTGTTGCTGGACAAG GATGACAGCAAGGCAGGAATGGAGGAGGACCACACCTATGAG GGCCTGGACATAGACCAGACAGCCACCTACGAGGACATAGTGACTCTGCGGACAGGGGAGGTAAAGTGGTCTGTGGGGGAGCACCCAGGCCAGGAGTGA